From the Solanum stenotomum isolate F172 chromosome 4, ASM1918654v1, whole genome shotgun sequence genome, one window contains:
- the LOC125861521 gene encoding uncharacterized protein LOC125861521: protein MNELDEFHINYYESSVLYKKKIKKYHDRKIEKREFVMDDLVILFNSRLHLFSGKLKSKWTGPFIVMKVFPHGAVELKNKEGTRFNVNGQRIKVYTGKEEIVQEVVEAYYLDEV, encoded by the coding sequence atgaatgagcttgatgagtttcacaTAAACTATTATGAAAGTTCAGTCTTGTacaagaagaagataaagaagTATCATGATAGAAAGATTGAAAAGCGTGAATTTGTTATGGATGATCTGGTGATTCTATTCAACTCAAGGTTGCACTTGTTTTCgggcaagctcaagtccaagtggaccgggccattcaTAGTCATGAAAGTGTTCCCACATGGAGCAGTCGAGCTCAAAAACAAGGAGGGAACACGGTTCAATGTGAATGGTCAAAGGATCAAGGTCTACACGGGGAAAGAGGAAATTGTGCAAGAAGTGGTTGAGGCCTattatcttgatgaagtctga